A section of the Pimelobacter simplex genome encodes:
- the mshA gene encoding D-inositol-3-phosphate glycosyltransferase — protein sequence MAEAAIKRVAMISLHTSPLDQPGTGDAGGMNVYVLEVARRLADCGIAVDIFTRATSSQLDPVVGVRDGVTVHNVHAGPFEGLAKEQLPGQLCVFARDVLRAEAEHPPGHFDVVHSHYWLSGQVGALARDRWGVPLVHSMHTMAKVKNEALAAGDAPEPEARVIGEEQVVEAADVLIANTDLEAKQLINLYDADPGRVEVVHPGVDTDVFRPLTPAQRAQARRERDLPADALVLLFAGRIQPLKAPDVLLRAVAELLVRRPDLRARLVVPVVGGPSGSGLERPAALANLAAELRIDDVVRFVPPVPQHELAGWYAAASAVAVPSYNESFGLVAAEAQASGAPVVAAAVGGLTTVVRDGRSGLLVDTHEPHDWAVALERVLGDADLRDRLAAGALVQAREFSWEATAAQTLAVYERAHALLRHEAGAVR from the coding sequence ATGGCAGAGGCCGCGATCAAGCGTGTCGCCATGATCAGCCTGCACACCTCGCCGCTCGACCAGCCCGGCACGGGGGACGCGGGCGGGATGAACGTCTACGTCCTCGAGGTCGCCCGCCGGCTCGCCGACTGCGGCATCGCCGTCGACATCTTCACCCGGGCCACCAGCTCCCAGCTCGACCCGGTCGTCGGCGTGCGCGACGGCGTGACTGTGCACAACGTCCACGCGGGCCCCTTCGAGGGGCTCGCCAAGGAGCAGCTGCCCGGCCAGCTGTGCGTCTTCGCGCGCGACGTCCTGCGCGCCGAGGCGGAGCACCCGCCGGGCCACTTCGACGTCGTCCACTCCCACTACTGGCTCTCCGGCCAGGTCGGCGCGCTCGCGCGCGACCGCTGGGGCGTGCCGCTGGTGCACTCGATGCACACGATGGCCAAGGTCAAGAACGAGGCGCTCGCCGCGGGCGACGCCCCCGAGCCCGAGGCCCGCGTGATCGGCGAGGAGCAGGTGGTCGAGGCCGCCGACGTGCTCATCGCCAACACCGACCTCGAGGCCAAGCAGCTCATCAACCTCTACGACGCCGACCCGGGCCGGGTCGAGGTGGTCCACCCCGGTGTCGACACCGACGTCTTCCGGCCGCTGACGCCCGCCCAGCGGGCCCAGGCCCGCCGCGAGCGAGACCTGCCTGCCGACGCGCTCGTGTTGCTGTTCGCCGGCCGGATCCAGCCGCTCAAGGCGCCCGACGTCCTGCTCCGCGCGGTGGCCGAGCTGCTCGTGCGCCGGCCGGACCTGCGCGCGCGGCTCGTCGTACCCGTGGTCGGGGGGCCGTCCGGCAGCGGCCTGGAGCGCCCGGCCGCGCTCGCCAACCTCGCCGCCGAGCTGCGCATCGACGACGTCGTCCGCTTCGTCCCGCCGGTGCCGCAGCACGAGCTGGCCGGCTGGTACGCCGCCGCGAGCGCCGTCGCCGTCCCCTCCTACAACGAGTCGTTCGGCCTGGTCGCCGCCGAGGCCCAGGCCTCCGGCGCCCCGGTCGTCGCCGCTGCCGTCGGCGGCCTGACCACCGTCGTCCGCGACGGCCGCAGCGGCCTCCTCGTCGACACCCACGAGCCGCACGACTGGGCCGTCGCGCTCGAGCGCGTGCTCGGCGACGCCGACCTCCGCGACCGGCTCGCCGCTGGGGCGCTCGTCCAGGCACGGGAGTTCTCCTGGGAGGCCACCGCCGCCCAGACCCTCGCCGTCTACGAGCGCGCGCACGCGCTGCTGCGCCACGAGGCGGGTGCGGTGCGATGA
- a CDS encoding SDR family NAD(P)-dependent oxidoreductase, whose amino-acid sequence MSTRTAVVTGASSGIGAATARRLAQEGLTVVCAARRTDRIEALAAEIGGRAVACDVTSVDSVAALAAAVGPRLDVLVNNAGGAIGLAPVADADPDQWRQMYDVNVLGLMQVTQALLPALVASGAGTIVNIGSTAGRTAYEGGAGYTAAKHGTKVVTETLRLELFDQPVRVCEVAPGMVRTDEFSLVRFGGDQERADAVYAGVAEPLVAEDVADAIAWVATRPAHVNIDELVIKPRAQAAAHKVHRV is encoded by the coding sequence ATGAGCACCCGCACCGCCGTCGTGACCGGAGCCTCCAGCGGGATCGGGGCGGCCACCGCGCGCCGCCTCGCGCAGGAGGGGTTGACGGTCGTCTGCGCCGCCCGCCGTACCGACCGGATCGAGGCGCTCGCCGCCGAGATCGGCGGCCGGGCCGTCGCCTGCGACGTCACCTCCGTGGACTCCGTGGCCGCGCTCGCCGCGGCGGTCGGCCCACGGCTCGACGTCCTGGTCAACAACGCGGGCGGCGCGATCGGCCTGGCTCCGGTGGCCGACGCCGATCCCGACCAGTGGCGCCAGATGTACGACGTCAACGTGCTCGGCCTGATGCAGGTCACCCAGGCGCTCCTGCCCGCCCTCGTGGCGAGCGGCGCGGGCACCATCGTCAACATCGGCTCGACCGCGGGGCGCACGGCGTACGAGGGCGGGGCGGGCTACACCGCCGCCAAGCACGGCACCAAGGTGGTCACCGAGACGCTGCGGCTCGAGCTGTTCGACCAGCCGGTCCGGGTCTGCGAGGTGGCGCCCGGGATGGTGCGCACCGACGAGTTCTCGCTGGTCCGCTTCGGCGGCGACCAGGAGCGCGCAGACGCGGTCTACGCCGGGGTCGCCGAGCCGCTGGTCGCCGAGGACGTCGCCGACGCGATCGCCTGGGTGGCCACCCGCCCGGCGCACGTCAACATCGACGAGCTCGTCATCAAGCCGCGCGCGCAGGCCGCGGCGCACAAGGTGCACCGGGTCTGA
- a CDS encoding nucleotidyltransferase family protein yields the protein MTGAALDLLCRLVRSALDAEEGRATGGPVPLGEVPVRDLLDAVRRHRVPELLLARAEVLGLPAEVVRVLDAMVEGARGQRQVHVLETVRAWRLLDAAGLDPLVFKGVALAVLTTGDPAARGAGDVDLLVRPEAAAAAHRLLTGAGWALHEQGRVEPDMWAWRHVQRWGHTLTYLGAGADVDLHWRLDAMPGAQPATADLLARRTTVAVGGVRLPTLAPADAFRHLAGHREGWTWLRTLVDLRRLARDPAVLAEPLSSPALTSLAAARATVGLPSTVPAAVLAALDRVPDAALARARAAHEHPVAIFGGARAGREVRNGLATVRGARDVQQLAMTRELPAHAALPVRSATAWGGVPRAFALRARRIRRLVRR from the coding sequence GTGACCGGTGCCGCGCTCGACCTGCTCTGCCGCCTGGTGCGCAGCGCGCTCGACGCCGAGGAGGGCCGGGCGACCGGCGGTCCCGTGCCCCTCGGGGAGGTGCCGGTGCGCGACCTCCTCGACGCCGTACGACGGCACCGGGTGCCCGAGCTGCTGCTGGCCCGGGCGGAGGTGCTGGGCCTGCCTGCCGAGGTGGTCCGGGTCCTCGACGCGATGGTCGAGGGTGCGCGCGGGCAGCGCCAGGTGCACGTGCTCGAGACGGTCCGGGCCTGGCGGCTCCTCGACGCGGCAGGGCTCGACCCGCTGGTGTTCAAGGGGGTCGCGCTGGCCGTGCTGACGACCGGCGACCCGGCCGCGCGCGGCGCGGGTGACGTCGACCTGCTGGTCCGCCCGGAGGCGGCCGCCGCGGCGCACCGCCTGCTCACCGGGGCCGGGTGGGCGCTGCACGAGCAGGGCCGGGTCGAGCCGGACATGTGGGCCTGGCGGCACGTGCAGCGGTGGGGCCACACGCTGACCTACCTGGGCGCCGGGGCCGATGTCGACCTGCACTGGCGCCTCGACGCCATGCCCGGGGCCCAGCCGGCCACCGCGGACCTCCTCGCCCGCCGTACGACGGTCGCGGTCGGCGGGGTCCGGCTGCCCACGCTCGCGCCGGCCGACGCCTTCCGCCACCTCGCGGGCCACCGCGAGGGCTGGACCTGGTTGCGCACCCTGGTCGACCTGCGCCGGCTGGCCCGCGACCCCGCCGTCCTCGCCGAGCCGCTCTCGTCCCCGGCGCTCACCTCGCTGGCCGCGGCCCGCGCGACGGTCGGGCTGCCGTCGACGGTGCCGGCGGCGGTGCTGGCCGCGCTGGACCGGGTCCCCGACGCGGCCCTGGCCCGGGCCCGCGCCGCCCACGAGCACCCGGTCGCGATCTTCGGCGGCGCCCGGGCCGGGCGCGAGGTGCGCAACGGGCTGGCCACGGTCCGCGGCGCCCGGGACGTCCAGCAGCTCGCGATGACGCGGGAGCTGCCGGCGCACGCGGCGCTGCCGGTCCGCTCGGCGACCGCCTGGGGCGGGGTGCCGCGGGCGTTCGCGCTGCGGGCCCGGCGGATCCGGCGGCTGGTGCGCCGCTGA
- a CDS encoding lasso peptide biosynthesis B2 protein: MAAAVAWCLLGLTRLLTVVLPFGAVRRLLGEPAAPDAAAPSAAPVCPDATARDLGRARSVARVVRYAATRTPWTSDCYPQALTARLLLRAARVPHTVVFGLRRGTAGDLRAHAWVTVGDATVTGGSTREWTPVGRFSWHP; this comes from the coding sequence CTGGCTGCGGCCGTCGCGTGGTGCCTGCTCGGCCTCACGCGGCTGCTGACGGTGGTCCTGCCGTTCGGCGCGGTACGTCGCCTCCTCGGCGAGCCGGCCGCACCGGACGCAGCCGCGCCCTCGGCCGCCCCGGTCTGCCCGGACGCCACCGCGCGCGACCTCGGTCGTGCCCGGTCGGTGGCCCGGGTGGTCCGGTACGCCGCGACGCGGACCCCGTGGACGTCCGACTGCTACCCGCAGGCGCTCACCGCGCGCCTGCTGCTGCGGGCTGCCCGGGTCCCGCACACGGTCGTCTTCGGGCTGCGCCGCGGCACCGCCGGTGACCTGCGGGCGCACGCCTGGGTCACCGTCGGCGACGCGACCGTCACCGGCGGCTCGACCCGGGAGTGGACGCCCGTCGGCCGCTTCAGCTGGCATCCCTGA
- a CDS encoding PqqD family protein — protein MRRADQPERWVRDPDLHAVEMGEEFVMMGLAQGEYYSVKGVAATLWRHLAEPRDLAELCALVAAEYDVTAERCRADVQAFLGQLRGKRMVLAAP, from the coding sequence ATGCGCCGAGCCGACCAGCCTGAACGATGGGTGCGGGACCCGGACCTCCACGCCGTCGAGATGGGCGAGGAGTTCGTGATGATGGGGCTCGCCCAGGGCGAGTACTACTCCGTCAAGGGCGTCGCCGCGACCCTCTGGCGCCACCTCGCCGAGCCCCGCGACCTGGCCGAGCTGTGCGCGCTGGTCGCCGCGGAGTACGACGTCACCGCTGAGCGCTGCCGCGCCGACGTCCAGGCGTTCCTGGGCCAGCTGCGGGGCAAGCGGATGGTGCTCGCGGCGCCCTAG
- a CDS encoding aspartate/glutamate racemase family protein codes for MQTIGLIGGMSWESSALYYEALNRGVEQRLGGFRSAKTAMTSVDFAEVTALQEAEDWDGVAAILSDAAISVERAGADFLMLCTTTFHRVAEQVQDAVGIPLLHLGDVVAEACKAEGVETVALLGTQFAMSRTFFTDRIASHGLGVLVPDEARHDELNRIIYDELVHGKVLDDSRRAVVGMISELWDAGAGGVILGCSELELLVRQADSEIPVFPCTSLHVATALDRALA; via the coding sequence ATGCAGACGATCGGCCTCATCGGCGGTATGTCCTGGGAGAGCAGTGCTCTGTACTACGAGGCGCTCAACCGCGGAGTCGAGCAGCGGCTGGGTGGCTTCCGCTCCGCCAAGACGGCGATGACGTCCGTCGACTTCGCCGAGGTCACCGCCCTCCAGGAAGCGGAGGACTGGGACGGCGTCGCGGCGATCCTGAGCGACGCGGCCATCTCGGTCGAGCGGGCCGGCGCCGACTTCCTGATGCTCTGCACCACCACCTTCCACCGCGTCGCCGAGCAGGTCCAGGACGCCGTCGGCATCCCCCTGCTCCACCTCGGCGACGTCGTCGCCGAGGCCTGCAAGGCCGAGGGCGTCGAGACGGTCGCCCTCCTGGGCACCCAGTTCGCGATGTCGCGCACCTTCTTCACCGACCGCATCGCCAGCCACGGCCTCGGCGTCCTCGTCCCCGACGAGGCCCGCCACGACGAGCTCAACCGGATCATCTACGACGAGCTCGTGCACGGGAAGGTCCTCGACGACTCCCGCCGCGCCGTCGTCGGCATGATCAGCGAGCTGTGGGACGCCGGCGCCGGCGGCGTCATCCTCGGCTGCTCCGAGCTCGAGCTGCTCGTGCGCCAGGCCGACTCCGAGATCCCGGTGTTCCCGTGCACCTCGCTGCACGTGGCCACCGCGCTCGACCGCGCGCTGGCCTAG
- the typA gene encoding translational GTPase TypA — MSQTRRTDLRNVAIVAHVDHGKTTLVDAMLHQAGAFSAHQAEGVAERVMDSGDLEREKGITILAKNTAVHYRGPSAQEMADGDMVINIIDTPGHADFGGEVERGLSMVDGIVLLVDASEGPLPQTRFVLRKALNADMPVILVVNKTDRGDARIDEVVDETYELFMDLLDDSHSQDALDFPVVFASGKAGIASLTKPENGTLPEGTDLEPLFRTILETIPAPEYDADAPLQAHVTNLDASPFLGRLALLRIKHGTLKKGQQVAWMRRDGEVKNVKITELLVTEGLERKPGESAGPGDIVAVAGIPEITIGETLADPENPVALPLIHVDEPAISMTIGTNTSPLVGKGGKGHKVTARLVKDRLDSELIGNVSLRVLPTERPDAWEVQGRGELALAILVEQMRREGYELTVGKPQVVTREIDGKVHEPFERLTIDAPEEFLGTITELLANRKGRMEGMTNHGTGWVRMEFVVPARGLIGFRTDFLTETRGTGIAHSISEGYFPWAGEIRSRQSGSLVADRSGAATAYAMTSLQERGTMFVDPATEVYEGMIVGENSRADDMDVNITKEKQQTNIRSATSDNFEKLIPPRKLSLEQCLEFCREDECVEITPETVRIRKVILDQNERAKIASRARKANK; from the coding sequence GTGTCCCAGACTCGTCGTACCGATCTCCGCAACGTCGCCATCGTCGCCCACGTCGACCACGGCAAGACCACCCTCGTCGACGCCATGCTGCACCAGGCCGGTGCCTTCAGCGCGCACCAGGCCGAGGGTGTCGCCGAGCGCGTGATGGACTCCGGTGACCTGGAGCGCGAGAAGGGCATCACGATCCTCGCGAAGAACACCGCGGTCCACTACCGCGGGCCGTCCGCGCAGGAGATGGCCGACGGCGACATGGTCATCAACATCATCGACACCCCCGGTCACGCCGACTTCGGTGGCGAGGTCGAGCGCGGTCTGTCGATGGTCGACGGCATCGTGCTGCTGGTCGACGCCTCGGAGGGTCCGCTCCCCCAGACCCGGTTCGTGCTGCGCAAGGCGCTCAACGCCGACATGCCGGTGATCCTCGTGGTCAACAAGACCGACCGCGGCGACGCCCGGATCGACGAGGTCGTCGACGAGACCTACGAGCTGTTCATGGACCTGCTCGACGACTCGCACTCGCAGGACGCGCTCGACTTCCCGGTCGTCTTCGCCTCCGGCAAGGCCGGCATCGCCTCGCTGACCAAGCCCGAGAACGGCACGCTGCCCGAGGGCACCGACCTCGAGCCGCTGTTCCGGACGATCCTCGAGACCATCCCCGCCCCCGAGTACGACGCCGACGCCCCCCTGCAGGCGCACGTCACCAACCTCGATGCCTCCCCCTTCCTCGGCCGCCTCGCGCTGCTCCGGATCAAGCACGGCACGCTCAAGAAGGGCCAGCAGGTCGCGTGGATGCGCCGCGACGGCGAGGTCAAGAACGTCAAGATCACCGAGCTCCTCGTCACCGAGGGCCTCGAGCGCAAGCCCGGCGAGTCCGCGGGCCCCGGTGACATCGTCGCCGTCGCCGGCATCCCCGAGATCACCATCGGCGAGACGCTCGCCGACCCGGAGAACCCGGTCGCGCTGCCGCTCATCCACGTCGACGAGCCGGCCATCTCGATGACCATCGGCACCAACACCTCGCCGCTCGTCGGCAAGGGCGGCAAGGGCCACAAGGTCACCGCACGCCTGGTCAAGGACCGCCTCGACTCCGAGCTCATCGGCAACGTCTCGCTCCGCGTGCTCCCGACCGAGCGCCCCGACGCCTGGGAGGTGCAGGGCCGCGGTGAGCTGGCGCTGGCCATCCTGGTCGAGCAGATGCGCCGCGAGGGCTACGAGCTCACCGTCGGCAAGCCGCAGGTGGTCACCCGCGAGATCGACGGCAAGGTGCACGAGCCGTTCGAGCGGCTCACCATCGACGCGCCCGAGGAGTTCCTCGGCACCATCACCGAGCTCCTCGCCAACCGCAAGGGCCGGATGGAGGGCATGACCAACCACGGCACCGGCTGGGTGCGCATGGAGTTCGTCGTCCCGGCCCGCGGCCTGATCGGCTTCCGCACCGACTTCCTCACCGAGACCCGCGGTACCGGTATCGCGCACTCGATCTCCGAGGGCTACTTCCCGTGGGCCGGCGAGATCCGCTCGCGTCAGTCGGGCTCGCTCGTCGCCGACCGCTCGGGGGCCGCGACGGCGTACGCCATGACGTCGCTGCAGGAGCGCGGCACGATGTTCGTCGACCCCGCGACCGAGGTCTACGAGGGCATGATCGTCGGCGAGAACTCCCGCGCCGACGACATGGACGTCAACATCACCAAGGAGAAGCAGCAGACCAACATCCGGTCCGCCACCTCCGACAACTTCGAGAAGCTCATCCCGCCGCGCAAGCTCTCGCTCGAGCAGTGCCTGGAGTTCTGCCGCGAGGACGAGTGCGTCGAGATCACGCCCGAGACGGTGCGGATCCGCAAGGTCATCCTCGACCAGAACGAGCGGGCCAAGATCGCGAGCCGAGCGCGTAAGGCGAACAAGTAG